The following are encoded in a window of Stigmatella erecta genomic DNA:
- a CDS encoding cytochrome c3 family protein, which yields MKPAGPRPPRPLLAWAVGLLVLGGAVGLALRATAAEVATPVALAPVAYTGSASCQACHPDHSASWRRTFHRTMTQEASADSVVGDFGGASFTYAGVTSRFLRDGAHFVIETLDGQGRLRRQTVARTVGSRRVQQYLVREADRYIRLPVAWNIEERRWFHLTGGFLDPDGTDFNAHRAVWDANCIFCHNVKARPGYDWAQARFDSHVAELGVACEACHGPGSEHVARNTLPLRRYLLHYSDRADPSIVNPSRLGALQQVQVCGHCHGQRLPEPLGRIRQFLSEGDPYTAGENLSAYTQPLQRDSHLAGVDVSLRFWKDGTPRLSAYEYQGLLMSKDFQRGGLTCQHCHAMHGGDPQGMMTQAMRGPAACQGCHPALVARAAGHSRHREGSAGTDCYACHMPKITYGIGTVHPTHHIQNPDPSRAWRHEMPEACTLCHTDRSARWAAQTLRQQQGLPPSGDLPQDADFALAESVRSLLSGDVVQRAVAAAALGDERSALSSPLARLWAVPFLLRALDDNYPSIRRLAWRSIESLVARAGQGRPGLAASAQRLPRFDFQAPAEERHRVVRQWKQWWAATATGDIPRPGPEVPLDAAMEPLEPVIEHLLRRRATQPPIQIGE from the coding sequence ATGAAGCCCGCTGGCCCGCGTCCTCCCCGCCCGTTGCTCGCCTGGGCCGTGGGGCTGCTGGTGCTGGGGGGCGCCGTGGGGCTGGCGCTCCGGGCCACCGCGGCCGAGGTGGCCACGCCCGTGGCCCTGGCCCCCGTGGCCTACACGGGCTCGGCGTCCTGTCAGGCCTGCCATCCGGATCATTCCGCGAGCTGGCGGCGCACCTTCCACCGGACGATGACGCAGGAGGCCTCCGCGGACTCGGTGGTGGGGGACTTCGGCGGTGCGAGCTTCACCTACGCGGGCGTCACCTCCCGCTTCCTGCGCGACGGTGCGCACTTCGTCATCGAGACGCTGGATGGGCAAGGCCGCCTGCGCCGGCAGACGGTGGCGCGCACCGTGGGCTCGCGGCGCGTGCAGCAGTACCTCGTGCGGGAGGCGGACCGGTACATCCGCCTGCCCGTGGCCTGGAACATCGAGGAGCGGCGCTGGTTCCACCTCACCGGCGGGTTCCTGGATCCCGACGGCACGGACTTCAACGCCCACCGCGCCGTCTGGGATGCCAACTGCATCTTCTGTCACAACGTCAAAGCCCGTCCCGGCTACGACTGGGCTCAGGCCCGGTTCGACAGCCACGTGGCGGAGCTGGGGGTGGCCTGCGAGGCCTGCCATGGCCCGGGCTCCGAGCACGTGGCGCGCAACACCCTGCCCCTGCGGCGCTACCTCCTGCACTACTCGGACCGGGCGGATCCGTCGATCGTCAACCCCTCGCGCCTGGGAGCGCTTCAGCAGGTGCAGGTCTGCGGCCACTGCCACGGCCAGCGCCTGCCGGAGCCCCTCGGCCGCATCCGCCAGTTCCTGTCCGAGGGAGACCCTTACACCGCGGGCGAGAACCTCTCCGCGTACACCCAGCCGCTCCAGCGCGACAGCCACCTTGCGGGCGTGGACGTGTCCTTGCGCTTCTGGAAGGACGGGACGCCCCGCCTCAGCGCCTACGAGTACCAGGGGCTGCTGATGTCCAAGGACTTCCAGCGCGGCGGGCTGACGTGCCAGCACTGCCACGCCATGCACGGAGGAGACCCCCAGGGGATGATGACCCAGGCCATGCGCGGACCCGCGGCGTGCCAGGGCTGCCACCCGGCCCTCGTGGCCCGCGCGGCCGGACACAGCCGGCACCGGGAGGGCTCCGCCGGAACCGACTGCTACGCCTGCCACATGCCCAAAATCACCTACGGCATCGGGACGGTGCACCCCACGCACCACATTCAGAACCCCGACCCGTCGCGCGCCTGGCGCCACGAGATGCCCGAGGCCTGCACGCTCTGCCACACCGACCGCAGCGCGCGCTGGGCCGCGCAGACCCTGCGCCAGCAGCAGGGCCTGCCCCCGTCCGGGGACCTGCCCCAGGATGCGGACTTCGCGCTGGCCGAGAGCGTGCGCAGCCTGCTCTCCGGCGACGTGGTGCAGCGCGCCGTGGCCGCCGCGGCGCTGGGCGACGAGCGCAGCGCCCTGTCCTCCCCGCTCGCGCGGCTGTGGGCCGTGCCGTTCCTCCTCCGGGCCCTCGACGACAACTACCCGTCCATCCGCCGCCTCGCGTGGCGCTCGATCGAGTCGCTCGTGGCCCGCGCGGGCCAGGGGCGGCCCGGGCTCGCGGCATCCGCCCAGCGCCTCCCCCGCTTCGACTTCCAGGCCCCGGCGGAGGAGCGCCACCGGGTGGTGCGGCAGTGGAAGCAGTGGTGGGCGGCCACGGCCACGGGTGATATTCCCCGGCCCGGCCCGGAGGTCCCCCTGGATGCCGCGATGGAGCCGCTCGAACCGGTCATCGAGCACCTCCTGCGGCGGCGCGCCACCCAACCTCCCATCCAGATCGGCGAGTGA
- a CDS encoding S8 family serine peptidase — MAALACEGPGTSSTSQQTDGYQANAGHKVQLSAAQVAQLEKSGAKFQVIGDYGSFKLVQADDQVLSALPASSVELRDNYNEILLNAGVIHTATEHGQSLRGMRPLAFSKGLHIVQFAGPVKPEWYKELEKTGVRIVTYIPNNAYIVYGDAAALSKLDSHVRASRVIQWNGDYLNDYKLDPSAYKSETPTFAIQLVKDAEVNQATLALINKLQSRDGKIRESQGYVNIVAHLTRENLFAIAERPDVISIQPYFTPRKFDERQNMIVSGNLSGNGITGPGYLQWLQSKGFNTNQIADFGVDVSDSGLDNGSQTPNHFALYAGGSVSNTSRVVYNRLEGSPNSGSTIQGCDGHGTLNSHIVGGYAALTGTPHTDSLGFSYGLGVAPFVKLGSSVVFDPGSFTDPVYEDLQSRAYNDGMRISSNSWGASSNAYNVDAQAYDALVRDAQPEGSAQANPGNQEMVILFAAGNSGSSANTVGTPGTAKNIITVGASENVHPFGGADACDTGDNEADSANDIVGFSSRGPTSDGRKKPDIVAPGTHVSGGMAQTEGQRSGTPANPLGDALPCFDASGVCAGYNSDFHPPGQEWYSASSGTSHSTPAVAGGAALVRQYFINKALTPPSAAMTKAYLMNSAHYMTGTGANDNLFSNNQGMGLMDLGFAFDGTPRLLNDQTEANLFTATGQTRTFEGTLADTTKPFRVTLAWTDAPGPTSGSAWKNNLDLSVTIGGVTYKGNVFDKGASITGGAADERNNVESVFLPAGVTGNYSITVTATNVNSDGVPGNASALDQDFAVVVYNSCDDAGEVPTGVTATVSGDNKIDVAWTANSSASYAIYRATTAGGPYTRVATATSSPYTDTTVSGGTTYYYVVRGVECAESANSNESSATATGVCTLLPTFAGVTSVTNAAQATCGTTVNWAAGSASCGGTLSYNVYRSTTANFTPSEANRIATGVTGTSFSDILNLTQGTTYHYVVRAAESGIAPTPVEEQNTVQKSAAPTGVITPGLNFFDDLDGNRPATPAAYWIATATTGNVNTINVVSGCHYQSATSAYRFGAPNTSCGGTYPISTDATLSLGGNGSVSPSINGFTIDASATEAKMTFNLWYNFEKDYDGAYLAYSTTAATGPWTAISDVVSTTQPYVSAGGYDGALKSSTTTRIWTTQNQGANGSLKAVTVDLKALAGKKVWFAFRFYADNLYNYEGVYIDDVRLKADNIAACTTSTPPPGPAVGYKVTDLPASAQAGSPVTFTVTALDAVGQTATGYTGSASFTSSDPQAVLPAPAAFTAGVASNVSITFKTLGKQTVTAKDTVTASIMGTGSTTVTPGAPAGIAFTVQPATVGAGVSIVPAVKVGLVDQFGNPVTTGTNKITVALGNNPTGATLSGTLTVTAVNGVATFSNLSLDKVGTGYTLTATAEGLTGATATSAAFAVVAGPAAKLAFIKQPANGPVGILAPVQVAVQDKFGNINTTSTANVTIALDANPAGGTLTGTTTVAAVAGVATFNNLKITKLGAGYTLAATSGTLTKAVSSPFDLGAAPPYRARFTTQPGNSTAGTPISPAVQVTLYDEFDNVSTGATTAVSIALASNPSGASLNGVTTVIPVNGIAVFDDLEVDRAGSNYTLVAGASGLYPDTSKGFNVAAGTGGSVTKLVFRAAPTTVVAGETLSAVEVELQDSQGRVITNGTHTVSLYLGTNPTGASLLGATSASTVNGVAKFDDLSVRKAGEGYTLRASAPTFQSAASAAFTVTPAAAASYKLALPASVPAGTDVTLTATAYDAFRNVATPYAGAAKVTSSDAAATFPATVQFAGGKASFTVKFATGGLNTITVTDATTESLSASVQTNTTTSSGDGGGNGGGDDDDDDDSGCSATSGTDASIYLGLLVLAKYALGRKRRGQLAA, encoded by the coding sequence ATGGCGGCTCTGGCCTGCGAAGGGCCGGGCACCTCCTCCACCTCCCAGCAGACCGATGGGTACCAGGCCAACGCTGGCCACAAGGTGCAGCTCAGCGCGGCGCAGGTCGCGCAGCTGGAGAAGAGCGGCGCCAAGTTCCAGGTGATTGGCGACTACGGCTCCTTCAAGCTCGTGCAGGCCGATGATCAGGTGCTGTCGGCGCTGCCCGCTTCGTCCGTGGAGCTCCGCGACAACTACAACGAGATCCTGCTGAACGCCGGTGTCATCCACACCGCGACGGAGCACGGCCAGTCCCTGCGCGGCATGCGTCCGCTGGCCTTCAGCAAGGGCCTGCACATCGTGCAGTTCGCCGGCCCCGTGAAGCCCGAGTGGTACAAGGAGCTCGAGAAGACGGGCGTCCGGATCGTCACCTACATCCCCAACAACGCGTACATCGTCTACGGGGACGCGGCGGCGCTCAGCAAGCTGGACTCGCACGTGCGCGCCTCGCGCGTCATCCAGTGGAACGGCGACTACCTCAACGACTACAAGCTGGATCCGTCCGCGTACAAGTCCGAGACGCCGACGTTCGCCATCCAGCTGGTGAAGGACGCCGAGGTCAACCAGGCCACGCTGGCGCTCATCAACAAGCTGCAGTCGCGTGATGGGAAGATCCGCGAGAGCCAGGGCTACGTGAACATCGTGGCGCACCTGACGCGCGAGAACCTGTTCGCCATCGCCGAGCGGCCGGACGTCATCTCCATCCAGCCGTACTTCACGCCGCGCAAGTTCGACGAGCGGCAGAACATGATCGTCAGCGGGAACCTGTCCGGCAACGGCATCACCGGGCCGGGCTACCTGCAGTGGCTGCAGTCCAAGGGCTTCAACACCAATCAGATCGCCGACTTCGGCGTGGACGTGTCGGACAGCGGCCTGGACAACGGCTCGCAGACGCCCAACCACTTCGCCCTGTACGCCGGTGGCAGCGTCTCCAACACCAGCCGCGTCGTCTACAACCGCCTGGAAGGCTCGCCGAACTCCGGCAGCACCATCCAGGGCTGTGACGGCCACGGTACCCTGAACTCGCACATCGTCGGCGGCTACGCCGCGCTGACCGGCACGCCGCACACCGACTCGCTGGGCTTCTCCTACGGCCTGGGCGTGGCGCCCTTCGTGAAGCTGGGCTCGTCGGTGGTCTTCGACCCGGGCTCGTTCACGGACCCCGTCTACGAGGACCTGCAGTCGCGCGCCTACAACGACGGCATGCGCATCAGCAGCAACAGCTGGGGCGCCAGCTCCAACGCGTACAACGTCGACGCGCAGGCGTACGACGCGCTGGTGCGTGACGCGCAGCCCGAGGGCTCCGCGCAGGCCAACCCGGGCAACCAGGAGATGGTCATCCTGTTCGCCGCGGGCAACAGCGGCTCGTCGGCCAACACGGTCGGCACGCCGGGCACCGCGAAGAACATCATCACGGTCGGTGCCTCCGAGAACGTCCACCCCTTCGGTGGCGCGGACGCGTGCGACACGGGCGACAACGAGGCGGACTCCGCGAACGACATCGTGGGCTTCTCCAGCCGCGGCCCGACCTCCGACGGCCGCAAGAAGCCGGATATCGTGGCGCCGGGCACCCACGTCTCGGGCGGTATGGCCCAGACCGAGGGCCAGCGCAGCGGCACCCCGGCCAATCCGCTGGGTGACGCGCTGCCGTGCTTCGACGCCTCGGGCGTGTGCGCGGGCTACAACAGCGACTTCCACCCGCCGGGCCAGGAGTGGTACTCGGCCTCCTCCGGCACCAGCCACTCGACCCCGGCCGTGGCCGGCGGCGCGGCGCTGGTCCGCCAGTACTTCATCAACAAGGCCCTCACGCCCCCCAGCGCGGCGATGACGAAGGCCTACCTGATGAACTCCGCCCACTACATGACGGGCACGGGCGCCAACGACAACCTGTTCTCGAACAACCAGGGCATGGGTCTCATGGACCTGGGCTTCGCGTTCGACGGGACGCCGCGTCTGCTCAACGACCAGACCGAGGCGAACCTCTTCACCGCGACGGGCCAGACCCGCACCTTCGAGGGCACGCTCGCCGATACCACCAAGCCCTTCCGCGTCACGCTGGCGTGGACGGACGCGCCGGGCCCCACGAGCGGCAGCGCCTGGAAGAACAACCTGGACCTGTCGGTCACCATCGGCGGCGTCACCTACAAGGGCAACGTCTTCGACAAGGGCGCCTCCATCACCGGCGGTGCCGCGGATGAGCGCAACAACGTCGAGAGCGTGTTCCTGCCGGCCGGCGTGACGGGCAACTACTCCATCACGGTCACGGCGACCAACGTCAACTCGGACGGCGTGCCGGGCAATGCCTCGGCGCTGGACCAGGACTTCGCGGTCGTCGTCTACAACAGCTGCGACGACGCGGGCGAGGTTCCCACCGGCGTGACGGCCACCGTCTCGGGCGACAACAAGATCGACGTGGCGTGGACGGCCAACAGCTCCGCCAGCTACGCCATCTACCGCGCCACCACCGCGGGCGGCCCCTACACCCGCGTGGCCACGGCGACGTCTTCGCCCTACACCGACACCACCGTCTCCGGTGGCACCACGTACTACTACGTCGTTCGCGGCGTGGAGTGCGCCGAGTCGGCCAACTCCAACGAGTCCTCGGCCACCGCCACCGGCGTGTGCACGCTGCTGCCCACGTTCGCGGGCGTCACCTCGGTGACCAACGCGGCGCAGGCCACGTGCGGCACCACGGTGAACTGGGCCGCGGGCAGCGCCTCGTGCGGCGGTACCCTGAGCTACAACGTCTACCGCAGCACCACGGCGAACTTCACCCCGTCCGAGGCCAACCGCATCGCCACGGGCGTCACCGGCACCAGCTTCTCCGACATCCTGAACCTGACCCAGGGCACCACCTACCACTACGTGGTGCGCGCCGCTGAGTCCGGCATCGCCCCCACCCCGGTCGAGGAGCAGAACACGGTCCAGAAGTCCGCCGCCCCCACGGGCGTCATCACCCCGGGCCTGAACTTCTTCGACGACCTGGATGGCAACCGTCCGGCGACCCCGGCCGCGTACTGGATCGCCACGGCCACCACTGGCAACGTGAACACGATCAACGTCGTGTCGGGCTGCCACTACCAGTCGGCCACCAGCGCCTACCGCTTCGGCGCGCCGAACACCTCGTGCGGTGGCACCTACCCCATCAGCACGGACGCCACCCTGTCGCTGGGCGGCAACGGCTCGGTCTCGCCCTCCATCAATGGCTTCACCATCGATGCGTCGGCCACCGAGGCGAAGATGACCTTCAACCTCTGGTACAACTTCGAGAAGGACTACGACGGCGCCTACCTCGCCTACAGCACCACCGCGGCGACGGGCCCCTGGACGGCCATCTCGGACGTCGTGTCCACCACCCAGCCGTACGTCTCGGCGGGCGGCTATGACGGCGCGCTCAAGAGCAGCACGACCACCCGCATCTGGACGACCCAGAACCAGGGTGCCAACGGCTCGCTCAAGGCGGTCACCGTCGACCTGAAGGCGCTGGCGGGCAAGAAGGTGTGGTTCGCGTTCCGCTTCTACGCCGACAACCTCTACAACTACGAGGGTGTCTACATCGATGACGTCCGCCTCAAGGCCGACAACATCGCCGCCTGCACCACCAGCACGCCTCCTCCGGGTCCGGCGGTGGGTTACAAGGTCACCGACCTGCCGGCCTCCGCGCAGGCGGGCTCCCCGGTCACCTTCACGGTCACGGCGCTGGATGCCGTGGGCCAGACGGCGACGGGCTACACGGGCAGCGCGTCCTTCACCAGCTCGGATCCCCAGGCGGTGCTGCCGGCTCCCGCGGCCTTCACGGCCGGTGTGGCCAGCAACGTGAGCATCACCTTCAAGACGCTGGGCAAGCAGACCGTGACCGCCAAGGACACGGTGACGGCCTCCATCATGGGCACCGGTAGCACCACGGTGACCCCGGGCGCCCCCGCGGGCATCGCCTTCACCGTTCAGCCGGCCACCGTCGGCGCGGGCGTGTCCATCGTGCCGGCCGTCAAGGTCGGCCTGGTGGATCAGTTCGGCAACCCGGTCACCACCGGCACGAACAAGATCACCGTGGCCCTGGGCAACAACCCGACGGGCGCCACGCTGTCCGGCACCCTCACGGTGACGGCGGTCAACGGCGTCGCCACCTTCAGCAACCTGTCCCTGGACAAGGTGGGCACGGGCTACACGCTCACGGCCACCGCCGAGGGCCTCACGGGCGCCACCGCCACCAGCGCGGCGTTCGCGGTGGTCGCGGGTCCTGCCGCCAAGCTGGCCTTCATCAAGCAGCCGGCCAACGGCCCGGTGGGCATCCTCGCGCCGGTGCAGGTCGCCGTGCAGGACAAGTTCGGCAACATCAACACCACCTCCACGGCCAACGTCACCATCGCGCTGGATGCCAATCCGGCCGGCGGGACGCTGACCGGCACCACCACGGTGGCGGCGGTCGCGGGTGTGGCCACGTTCAACAACCTGAAGATCACCAAGCTCGGCGCCGGCTACACGCTGGCGGCGACCTCCGGCACGCTGACCAAGGCGGTCAGCAGCCCGTTCGACCTGGGCGCGGCGCCTCCGTACCGTGCGCGCTTCACCACCCAGCCGGGCAACTCCACCGCGGGAACGCCCATCAGCCCGGCCGTGCAGGTCACCCTGTACGACGAGTTCGATAACGTCTCCACGGGTGCCACGACGGCCGTGTCCATCGCCCTGGCCAGCAACCCGAGCGGCGCCTCGCTGAACGGCGTCACGACGGTCATCCCGGTCAACGGCATCGCGGTCTTCGACGACCTCGAGGTGGATCGCGCCGGTTCCAACTACACCCTGGTGGCGGGCGCCAGCGGCCTCTACCCGGACACCAGCAAGGGCTTCAACGTGGCCGCCGGCACCGGTGGCTCGGTGACCAAGCTGGTCTTCCGCGCGGCCCCCACCACCGTGGTGGCCGGTGAGACGCTGTCCGCGGTCGAGGTGGAGCTGCAGGACTCGCAGGGCCGTGTCATCACCAACGGCACGCACACCGTGTCGCTGTACCTGGGCACCAACCCGACGGGGGCGTCGCTGCTGGGCGCCACCTCGGCCTCCACGGTCAACGGCGTGGCGAAGTTCGATGACCTGTCGGTGCGCAAGGCGGGCGAGGGCTACACCCTGCGCGCGAGCGCTCCGACGTTCCAGAGCGCGGCGAGCGCGGCGTTCACGGTGACGCCGGCCGCGGCGGCCTCCTACAAGCTGGCGCTCCCCGCGAGCGTTCCGGCCGGTACGGATGTGACGCTCACGGCCACGGCCTACGATGCGTTCCGCAACGTGGCCACCCCCTACGCGGGTGCGGCCAAGGTGACCAGCTCGGATGCGGCGGCGACGTTCCCCGCGACCGTGCAGTTCGCCGGCGGCAAGGCCAGCTTCACGGTGAAGTTCGCCACGGGGGGTCTCAACACCATCACCGTGACGGATGCCACCACGGAGAGCCTGTCCGCGTCGGTCCAGACCAACACCACGACGTCCTCCGGCGACGGTGGCGGCAACGGTGGCGGCGACGACGACGACGACGATGATTCTGGCTGCAGCGCCACGTCCGGCACTGACGCCAGCATCTACCTGGGCCTCCTGGTCCTGGCGAAGTACGCGCTGGGCCGGAAGCGCCGCGGGCAGCTGGCGGCCTAA
- a CDS encoding 1-acyl-sn-glycerol-3-phosphate acyltransferase: MFYAFIRGLVSLALRLFYRVKVQAPAEGFDGPLIFVGNHPNSLIDPALVFILTRRHVTFLAKEPLFRMPVIGWILKGLDALPVYRKQDSPAQMTKNEGTLDAARTALVEGRAITLFPEGRSHSEPSLGELKTGAARIALGAARQGAPVRIIPVGFTYEEKNVFRSEALVEVGPAIEVLPFLRGEGEEAEREAVRALTARIAAELKAITVNLDRWEDLPVIQLAERLYAFRQGEKVGSERLKHWARGLQLLQAGQPERFEQVRSALMSYHRRLTVVQATPEDVALTYHPRGVLTFIVKNLAVVCLGLPLFLAGLVLFGLPYRLPPLVARRSELDLQGTVKFLVSLVLVFVWWPGLVAVFWALGGGGWGVGALLGLPPLALFTLYFSERWSVLWHDITVFFALGNRSRLKALLQADGAQLATELEQLASEYRGQLERPAPSGA; the protein is encoded by the coding sequence GTGTTCTACGCGTTCATCCGTGGTCTGGTGTCCCTGGCGCTGCGGCTCTTCTACCGGGTGAAGGTGCAGGCGCCGGCCGAGGGGTTCGACGGGCCGCTCATCTTCGTGGGCAACCACCCCAACAGCCTCATTGATCCGGCGCTCGTCTTCATCCTCACCCGGCGCCACGTCACCTTCCTGGCCAAGGAGCCGCTCTTCCGGATGCCCGTCATCGGGTGGATCCTCAAGGGGCTGGATGCCTTGCCCGTCTACCGCAAGCAGGACAGCCCCGCGCAGATGACGAAGAACGAGGGGACGCTGGATGCGGCGCGGACGGCGCTCGTCGAGGGGCGGGCCATCACCCTGTTTCCCGAGGGACGGAGCCACTCGGAGCCCTCGCTGGGGGAGCTGAAGACGGGCGCGGCGCGGATCGCCCTGGGGGCGGCGCGCCAGGGGGCTCCCGTGCGCATCATTCCGGTGGGCTTCACCTATGAGGAGAAGAACGTCTTTCGCAGCGAGGCCCTCGTGGAGGTGGGACCCGCCATCGAGGTGCTGCCCTTCCTGCGGGGAGAAGGGGAGGAGGCGGAGCGCGAGGCCGTGCGTGCGTTGACCGCGCGCATCGCGGCGGAGCTCAAGGCCATCACGGTCAACCTGGACCGGTGGGAGGATCTGCCGGTCATCCAGCTCGCGGAACGGCTCTACGCCTTTCGCCAGGGCGAGAAGGTGGGCTCCGAGCGGTTGAAGCACTGGGCACGCGGACTGCAACTCCTGCAGGCCGGGCAGCCGGAGCGGTTCGAGCAGGTGCGCTCGGCGCTGATGTCGTACCACCGGCGGCTCACGGTGGTGCAGGCCACCCCGGAAGACGTGGCGCTCACCTATCACCCCCGGGGGGTGCTCACCTTCATCGTGAAGAACCTCGCGGTGGTGTGCCTGGGGCTGCCCCTGTTCCTGGCGGGGCTCGTGCTCTTTGGTCTGCCGTACCGGCTGCCACCGCTGGTGGCCCGCCGGAGCGAGCTGGACCTTCAGGGCACGGTGAAGTTCCTGGTGTCGCTGGTCCTGGTCTTCGTGTGGTGGCCGGGCCTGGTGGCGGTGTTCTGGGCGCTGGGCGGAGGGGGCTGGGGCGTGGGGGCCCTGCTGGGCCTGCCGCCGCTGGCGCTCTTCACCTTGTACTTCTCCGAGCGGTGGAGCGTGCTGTGGCACGACATCACCGTGTTCTTCGCGCTCGGCAACCGCTCCCGGTTGAAGGCCCTGCTCCAGGCGGACGGGGCGCAGCTGGCCACCGAGCTCGAGCAGCTGGCCAGCGAGTACCGGGGCCAGCTGGAGCGGCCTGCTCCCTCCGGGGCCTAG
- a CDS encoding spinster family MFS transporter — MSLPSVVAPPAAPAPSVRAGYALFVLTLINLVNYLDRYIVSSALPAIQSEFGINNTQSGLLGTVFIVVFMLASPLGGYLGDRIPRKLLVAGGVLLWSLATGASGLASSFAALLVARAFIGIGEAGYGAVAPSIISDLYPREQRTRMLSFFYIAIPVGAAMGYGLGGWLTASYSWHVAFYAGGVPGLLLGTLAFFMPEPQRGAMDEPGARTKMPFKEGLAGLASNKAFWATTLGYTLMTFSIGGLGFWMPTYMEKARGMPGDRASFIFGAITATAGLLGTLAGGWLGDRLDRKREGGGLGMSGVGLLLAAPFMYVAVNLESEPAMFATIALAQFFIFLNSGPINAAIVNCVPPAFRAFAMGLNVLCIHLLGDAISPTLIGTVADMSSLTTAIEWNALPVLLGGFALLVGAKLFRVAAPAPR; from the coding sequence ATGAGCCTCCCCTCCGTGGTGGCCCCTCCCGCCGCGCCGGCCCCTTCGGTCCGCGCGGGCTATGCCCTCTTCGTCCTCACGCTCATCAACCTGGTCAACTACCTCGACCGGTACATCGTCTCCAGCGCGCTGCCCGCCATCCAGTCGGAGTTCGGCATCAACAACACCCAGTCGGGCCTGCTGGGCACCGTCTTCATCGTGGTGTTCATGCTGGCCTCGCCGCTGGGGGGCTACCTGGGGGACCGCATCCCCCGGAAGCTGCTGGTGGCCGGGGGCGTGCTCTTGTGGAGCCTCGCCACGGGGGCCTCGGGCCTGGCCTCGTCCTTCGCGGCCCTGCTCGTGGCGCGCGCCTTCATCGGCATCGGCGAGGCCGGGTACGGGGCCGTGGCCCCCTCCATCATCTCGGACCTCTACCCCCGCGAGCAGCGCACGCGCATGCTCTCGTTCTTCTACATCGCCATCCCCGTGGGCGCGGCGATGGGCTACGGCCTGGGCGGGTGGCTCACGGCGAGCTACTCCTGGCACGTGGCCTTCTACGCGGGCGGCGTGCCCGGCCTGCTTTTGGGCACCCTGGCCTTCTTCATGCCCGAGCCCCAGCGCGGGGCCATGGACGAGCCCGGGGCCCGGACGAAGATGCCTTTCAAGGAGGGCCTGGCGGGCCTGGCCAGCAACAAGGCCTTCTGGGCCACCACCCTGGGCTACACGCTGATGACGTTCTCCATTGGCGGCCTGGGCTTCTGGATGCCCACCTATATGGAGAAGGCCCGGGGCATGCCCGGAGACCGGGCCAGCTTCATCTTCGGCGCCATCACCGCCACCGCGGGCCTGCTGGGCACCTTGGCGGGAGGCTGGCTGGGAGACCGGCTGGACCGCAAGCGCGAGGGCGGCGGCCTGGGGATGTCCGGCGTGGGGCTGCTGCTCGCCGCGCCGTTCATGTACGTGGCGGTCAACCTGGAGTCGGAGCCGGCGATGTTCGCCACCATCGCCCTGGCGCAGTTCTTCATCTTCCTCAACAGCGGCCCCATCAACGCGGCCATCGTCAACTGCGTGCCGCCCGCCTTCCGCGCCTTCGCCATGGGGCTCAACGTGCTCTGCATTCACCTGCTGGGCGACGCCATCTCCCCCACGCTCATCGGCACCGTGGCCGACATGTCCAGCCTCACCACCGCCATCGAGTGGAACGCGCTGCCCGTGCTGCTCGGAGGCTTCGCCCTGCTCGTGGGCGCCAAGCTCTTCCGCGTGGCGGCCCCCGCGCCCCGCTGA